One segment of Triticum aestivum cultivar Chinese Spring chromosome 2A, IWGSC CS RefSeq v2.1, whole genome shotgun sequence DNA contains the following:
- the LOC123189035 gene encoding SWI/SNF complex component SNF12 homolog yields the protein MATGGNPNPNANPGQPRPQQQPPGSSPATPHNHMRPPTLAGSPFQGLFHTPPSHNPAFQIHMGAASSPQTPLMAAAAAAASAAASAKRPPQKPPSRPPAPTSNAAAAASMAAAYKAANSGSVDLTPAARRNKKRKLPEKQLPDRVAALLPESALYTQLLEFEARVDAALARKKVDIQEALKTPPSLQRTLRIYVFNTFANQAPRTIPPPKNGDPPTWSLKIIGRVLEDGAELDPASVVPKHNPVYPKFSSFFKRVTIALDSSLYPENPLIVWENARSAAPQEGFEVKRKGDKEFLANIRLEMNYNPEKFKLSQPLMEVLGVEVDTRARVIAALWQYIKAKKLQNPSDPSYFMCDPQLKKVFGEDKMRFAMLSQKISQHLAPPPPINLEHKIKLSGNGANSSACYDVLVDVPFPLQKEMTAFLANTEKHKDIEACDEVISASIKKIHEHRRRRAFFLGFSQSPVEFINALIASQSKDLKLVAGEASRNIERERRADFYNQPWVEDAVIRYLNRKPPGGNDGPGAGGS from the exons ATGGCCACCGGTGGCAACCCCAATCCCAACGCCAACCCCGGCCAGCCACGCCCGCAGCAGCAGCCGCCGGGAAGCTCTCCGGCGACCCCGCATAACCACATGCGCCCCCCCACTCTCGCCGGTTCCCCCTTCCAGGGTCTTTTCCACACCCCGCCTAGCCACAATCCTGCTTTCCAGATTCACATGGGCGCAGCCTCCTCCCCCCAGACCCCACTAatggccgcggccgcggccgcggcctccgccgccgcatcggccAAGCGCCCTCCCCAGAAGCCCCCTTCGCGTCCGCCGGCACCCACCTccaacgccgccgccgcagcgTCCATGGCCGCCGCTTATAAGGCTGCTAACTCCGGCAGCGTCGACCTCACCCCCGCTGCGCGCCGCAACAAGAAGCGCAAACTCCCGGAGAAGCAACTCCCGGACCGCGTCGCCGCGCTGTTGCCAGAGTCCGCGCTCTACACGCAGCTCCTCGAGTTCGAGGCCCGTGTCGACGCAGCGCTCGCGCGCAAGAAGGTGGACATTCAGGAGGCGCTCAAGACACCACCGTCCCTCCAGCGCACGCTCCGCATCTACGTCTTCAACACCTTTGCCAACCAGGCGCCCCGCACCATCCCGCCGCCCAAGAATGGCGATCCGCCCACCTGGTCGCTCAAGATCATTGGCCGTGTGCTTGAAGACGGCGCGGAGCTGGACCCAGCCAGTGTTGTGCCGAAGCACAACCCAGTGTATCCGAAATTCTCCTCGTTCTTTAAGAGGGTGACTATTGCTCTTGATTCGTCACTCTACCCAGAGAACCCACTGATCGTTTGGGAGAATGCACGGTCTGCTGCGCCGCAGGAAGGGTTTGAGGTGAAGAGGAAAGGGGATAAGGAGTTTCTTGCCAATATCCGTCTGGAGATGAATTACAACCCTGAGAAGTTCAAGCTGTCACAGCCACTGATGGAGGTGCTTGGGGTCGAGGTGGACACTCGTGCAAGGGTGATTGCAGCCCTTTGGCAGTACATCAAGGCAAAGAAGCTACAGAATCCCAGTGACCCTTCGTACTTTATGTGTGACCCCCAACTGAAGAAGGTATTTGGGGAGGATAAAATGAGGTTTGCTATGCTGTCTCAGAAGATATCACAACATCTTGCTCCTCCACCGCCCATCAACTTGGAACATAAGATCAAGCTATCAGGGAATGGAGCAAACTCGAGTGCTTGCTATGATGTATTGGTAGATGTTCCTTTCCCACTGCAGAAGGAGATGACAGCATTTCTTGCCAATACTGAGAAGCACAAGGACATTGAGGCATGTGATGAGGTGATATCTGCTTCAATCAAGAAGATCCATGAGCATCGTAGGAGGAGGGCGTTCTTCCTTGGGTTCAGCCAGTCCCCAGTGGAATTCATTAATGCGTTGATAGCATCCCAGAGTAAAGATTTGAAGCTTGTTGCTGGTGAAGCGAGTAGGAATATTGAAAGGGAAAGGCGTGCAGACTTCTATAACCAGCCATG GGTTGAGGATGCTGTTATAAGATATTTGAATCGTAAACCGCCTGGTGGCAACGATGGCCCTGGTGCTGGTGGTTCTTGA